The proteins below are encoded in one region of Triticum aestivum cultivar Chinese Spring chromosome 1B, IWGSC CS RefSeq v2.1, whole genome shotgun sequence:
- the LOC123080767 gene encoding mitogen-activated protein kinase kinase kinase 17-like has product MSVSKQWTRVRTLGRGASGAEVFLAADDASGELFAVKSASAACAAALRREQRVMAGLSSPRVVSCIGGRGAPDGSYQLFLEFAPGGSLADQMATGLDELAVRGYAADVAAGLAYLHSAGMVHGDVKARNVVIGADGRAKLADFGCSRKAGADVPIIGGTPAFMAPEVARGEEQSPAADVWALGCMVVEMATGRTPWSGMDGDALAALHRIGYTEAMPEVPEWLSADAKDFLARCLVRQASDRCTAAQLLEHPFLASAVVEAKAQAVESKWVSPKSTLDAAFWESDSDTEEAEHDSSAETRIRALACPASELPDWDSDEGWIDVLSSPTGATGAVPVVVEEMTDLDEDATTDEEPSGAESRVLAITLDVEYNSVLNAVEACDDSFRRHQSLECLASHELSCTELLLCNRKTNAIDLVVAQALCFRTAALCFTAPHCDTFE; this is encoded by the coding sequence ATGTCCGTGAGCAAGCAATGGACGCGGGTGCGCACGCTCGGCCGCGGCGCCTCGGGGGCCGAGGTGTTCCTGGCGGCGGACGACGCCTCGGGGGAGCTCTTCGCGGTCAAGTCGGCTAGCGCGGCTTGTGCGGCGGCGCTGAGGAGGGAGCAGCGGGTGATGGCCGGCCTGAGCTCCCCGCGcgttgtctcctgcatcggcggCCGCGGCGCCCCCGACGGCTCCTACCAGCTCTTCCTCGAGTTCGCCCCCGGCGGCTCGCTGGCCGACCAGATGGCGACAGGCCTCGACGAGCTCGCCGTCCGCGGCTACGCGGCCGACGTGGCGGCCGGGCTCGCGTACCTTCACAGCGCCGGCATGGTGCACGGGGACGTCAAGGCGCGCAACGTCGTGATCGGCGCCGACGGCCGCGCCAAGCTCGCCGATTTCGGCTGTTCGAGGAAGGCTGGCGCTGACGTGCCGATCATCGGTGGCACGCCGGCGTTCATGGCGCCGGAGGTGGCGCGCGGCGAGGAGCAGAGCCCAGCGGCCGACGTCTGGGCGCTCGGCTGCATGGTTGTCGAGATGGCCACTGGACGCACGCCGTGGAGCGGCATGGACGGCGACGCGCTGGCCGCGCTGCACCGGATCGGCTACACGGAGGCCATGCCCGAGGTTCCCGAATGGTTGTCTGCCGACGCGAAGGACTTCTTGGCCAGGTGCCTTGTCAGGCAGGCCAGCGATCGGTGCACGGCGGCGCAGCTGCTGGAGCACCCGTTCTTGGCCTCCGCCGTCGTCGAGGCGAAGGCGCAAGCCGTGGAGAGCAAATGGGTGTCCCCCAAGAGCACGCTGGACGCCGCATTCTGGGAGTCGGATTCAGACACCGAGGAGGCGGAGCACGACAGCTCGGCCGAGACGAGGATCAGGGCACTGGCCTGCCCCGCCTCGGAGCTCCCGGACTGGGACTCGGACGAGGGATGGATCGACGTGCTCTCCTCGCCAACCGGAGCAACCGGCGCAGTGCCCGTGGTGGTCGAGGAGATGACCGACCTGGACGAAGACGCGACCACAGACGAAGAACCAAGCGGCGCAGAGTCCCGCGTTCTCGCCATTACCTTAGACGTGGAGTACAACAGCGTCCTTAATGCGGTAGAAGCCTGTGACGATTCATTTAGGCGTCACCAGTCGCTCGAGTGTTTAGCTTCCCACGAATTATCATGTACTGAATTGTTGCTTTGCAACAGAAAGACTAATGCAATTGATCTCGTTGTTGCACAAGCACTCTGTTTTCGTACTGCTGCTCTCTGTTTCACAGCTCCCCATTGCGACACGTTCGAGTAG